ACCCGCCGGAAGACCTCCAACCCGACGCGTTGCACAGACCAACTCGATGATTCATCGAACCACTCGCTCAGGCCAGGTGCCGGCGGAATCGCTCGGACCGTGTCCGCCCTGCCTCCCGCTGCGGCAATTCCGATAAGGTCAGGACGTGATCGAGTCCCAGCGCGGCGCCGTGCCGTGCAACGACGGTCGCGAGTTCGACACCTCGCTCGCCCTGTCGTTCGCCCAGTCACGGCTGCTTTCAGGGGCTCGCGAAACGGCTACGGCCCTGGCACTGGTATCCCTCGGATACCAGTGCCAGGGGTCGGTTGCCATCGAGGCCGTCTGTGAAGGATGGAGAGCGTGACGAATGGGCATGATGCCGGCCTGGGCGGTTCTGGCTGGTCCCGCCGCGCGGCGTTCACTGCGGTTGGAGTAAGTGGTGCGCTGGCGGTGGCCGGTTATGGGGGACATTTGCTTTTCGAGCGGGTTGCAGCTCTGAGGCCGCGGGTCGACCCCTACTATTCGGGGGATCAAGCGGTACCATCGACCTCATCGGGGCCACAACCGATCCCTGGAACCAATATGGTGGTGCGGGAGAACTCCCAGCCGGGCACGCCGGGCTTCAGTCTCTCGGGGAAGCGGTTCGGCGACGACAAAAAGGCCCAGATCGCCGGATATGCGTCGTCGACCAGTGTAGCGCCTGGTGAGGACCTGGACTTTCATGTCTCGGTCGCGACGGCTCAGGAGTACCGGATCCACGTCTACCGTGTTGGGCAATACGGCGGGAGCGGTGGACGCCTGATCGCGGTGAGTCCTTGGCTGCCCGGTCACACGCAGCAGGCGCCCATCGTTGACCCCGAGACCCGGATGGTTCGTTGCGGCTGGACAGCCGGCTGGCGACTGCGGGTGGGCCGGGACTGGGTGAGCGGCTACTACCTGGCGTTGCTGACCAATGCCGCAGGTTGGTGCCGGTGGGTCCCGTTCCTGGTCCGCGATCCGGGGAGGCCCGCTGCCGGGCTGGTGATCGTGCCGACCAGCACCTACCAGGCGTACAACATGTGGCCGTACGACCAGCGCACCGGGGCGAGCCTCTACTATGGGTTCGACTCGTCCGGCCGGAAGGTCTCGTCCCGTCGCGCGGCGGCGGTCAGCCATGACCGGCCCCACACGGGCTCCGGTGTCCCCTCTCAAGCCACGCAGGACATCGGCTTCACCCAGTGGATCGAGCGCTACGGCGCCGACGTCACCTATGCCAGCAGCGAGGATCTGGACGGGGGGCGAGTCGACCTGACTCGGTATCGGGCGGTGATCTTTTGCGGCCATGACGAGTACTGGACTGTGGCGATGCGCCAGCGGGCGGTAGCCGCCCGGGACAGCGGAACCAGCCTCGTCTTCCTGAGCGCCAACAACTGCTACTGGCGTATCCGCTACGGCTTATCGGACCGAGCACCTGATGGGCGAATTGTCGCCTGCTCCAAGAGCATGCCGCGCGCTGGCCAAGACATTCCGCTGATGACTCAGTGGCGGCACGCCGGTAGCCCCGAACAAACGTTTATCGGAGCTCAATACGTGAGCATGGTGGACGGCTACGCGGACTTGGTGGTCCAGGACAGCGGGCACTGGTTCTGGGCCGGAACGGGCGTGCGGGATGGTGACCGGATTCCTCGCGTTATATGGGGTGAGGCGGACCAGGTGATGCCGGATGTCCCCGTGCCTTCGTCCCGAGAAAACGGGGTGCTTGCCAGTTCCCCATACGTCCGTAAGGGTAATCAGCAGCACGCGCACACGACGCTTTACCGCGCACCGTCGGGGTCTTGGGTATTCGCCGCCGGGTCGATGGGATGGACGGCGGCATTGCAATCGGGGGAGTCCGCTGACGAGCGGATCCAACAAGCCACGCGGAACCTGCTGGACCGGCTCCTCTCCGTTTCTAGGTGAAGTGTGCACAACTAACGATATCGTGCGCAATGGGAAGGTTGGTGGCGCCGGTCCGGCATGGGTGATGATCTTCGGGTCGATCCGGCGGGCGCGTCGTGTGTTCAGCCATTCTGCGTTCATTGCGATCTCTCGCCGGCATCTGCATCTGCTACGAGCCGAGGTGCATCCGGTTTGGCTGGCCGGGCGGGAGGCAGGGTTGTACGCCCTTCGGGGTTGGCCGCGCCGGCGGCGGGCAACGAGACGCGCGTCCGGCGAACGTGAGCCATCCCCATCTGCCGCCGACCGCGGGGCCCACCAGCCGCTACCGCCCTACCCTGCAGATGACGGTGCGTTCGATCAAGCCTCATGGTCGTGGTGAGCCGATCGCGTGCGGGCGGGCCTTGGGCTCGTCCGCACGCGAGCCGGGTCAGCGGAAGAGGCGGAAGAAGGTGCGCATGTCCTGGACGAGCAGGTCGGGTGCTTCCATGGCGGCGAAGTGTCCGCCTCGGTCGAACTCGGACCAGTGCATGATGGTGTTGCCGCGTTCGGCGTAGTGGCGGATGGCGATGTCCTCGGCGAACACCGCGACGCCGGTGGGGATCTGGCTGGGGGTGGGCCAGTTGCAGGTGTGCATGCTCTCGTAGTAGATGTTCGCGGCGGAGCCGGCGGTGCCGGTCAGCCAGTACAGCATGACGTTGGTGACCATCCGGTCCCGGTCGACCGCTTGCTCGAGCAGGTCACCGTGGGTCCATTCCTTGAACTTCTCGACGATCCAGGCCAGTTGCCCGACCGGCGAGTCGACCAGTGCGTGCGCGAGGGTCTGCGGACGGGTCGCCTGGATCTGGAAGTATCCGTTGCCCTCGCCGAGGAAGGCCCGCATCCGCGCCACGCGGGCCTGCTCGGCGTCGGTGAGGGCGGCCAGTTCGTCCTTGCGGCGGACCAGCAGCCCGGTGACGGCGCCGAAGAAGCAGCCCGAAGACCGCGTCCCCGACTGGCGCGATCCCGCGTACGCCGAACGCGGTATCCACTCGCGGTCCCGCAGTCATTCATGCCCTTGCGAGCGCCCAGGTCGACAAGCACCTGTGGCAGTTTCCCTGTCGCCGCGACGCGGCGTTCGCTCGATGGGAGAGCCGGTGCGCCGCGGGATGTCCCTGGTGCTTCACCGGAGGATGAGCCTAAATCCGTCCGCGACATCCGCCAACGTGACAATACTCTCGAAGTGCTCCAGACGCTTCTCCGTTACGGTGGCCAGGTGACGCTCGTGCGTGCTTTCGATGGTCGACAACGCTCCGGGCTCGATCGGTATCCGTCAGACCCACGCCGTCCGCGTATGTCGGTGACCAGCAGGAGGTTCGATGTCGGTGACGAACCGTCAGATCCGCTTGGCAGCACGCCCTTCGGGCCTCATCCAGCCCGGTGACTGGGAGCATCGCTCCGTACCGGTCGAGGAGCCCGGTCCGGGCCAGTTCGCGGGCAGGACACGCGTGATTTCGCTCGACCCGGCCATGCGGCCCTGGCTGGACGACCGCCCTTCCTACCTGCCTCCCGTGGGGATCGGCGAGGTGATGCGGGCGGGTTCCGTCATCGAGGTCACGGCGTCCCACCACCCCGACTTTCAGCCCGGTGACCACGTCGTCGGTAGATTTGGCGTCCAGGAGTACGTGGTCTCCGACGGTAAGGGCGCTATGAAGATCGATACCACGCTCGCCTCACCGTCGACGTATCTCGGTGCTCTCGGCACGCCAGGCATGACGGCGTACTTCGGCCTGCTGGACGTCGGCGCGCTGAAGGATGGCGAAACCGTCGTTGTCTCCGGCGCGGCTGGCGCGGTCGGCACCATGGCCGGTCAAATCGCCAAGGTGCGGGGGTGCCGCGTCGTGGGTATTGCCGGCGGGCCCGAGAAGTGCTCGCTGCTCACCGACGAACTGGGATACGACGCGGCGATCGACTACCGTGCCGCTGACGTCAAGCAGGCACTCCGCGAGAGTGCCCCGAACGGCATCGACGTCTACTTCGACAACGTCGGAGGAAGTATCTTGGACGCGGCGCTCAGCAACCTGGCGATGCACGCTCGGGTGGTGATTTGTGGGGCGATCAGCCAGTACAACGACACCACGTCGGCGCAGGGTCCATCGAACTACACGTCGCTGCTCATACGGCGCGCGCGGATGGAGGGCTTCGTGGTCTTCGACTACGCTGAGCGCTACCCACAGGCGGCACAGGAAATCGCCGGCTGGATCCGCGCCGGCCACATCAAGATCAAGGAGCACGTGGTTCGGGGCACCGTGGATGACTTCCCCGGGGCTCTGCAAATGCTGTTTCGCGGCGAGAACGTCGGCAAGCTCGTTCTGGAACTGGCATGACCTGCCAGGCCGCCGGCCGCGTACGGTTCAACCCGGATCGCTCCATGCGTATCCTGCTTTCTGGGCGACAACGGCGCGGCCTGGCGAGGCGGAATCCGGGTGCAGCGCACGCCGACATCCCCTGCGGGCGGGCGCCTGGCGGGACAGCGCTGCCCTGGGTGTGAGCTCGTGTAGGGCTGGGTGAGGTGCTGTGAGGTCGTCACCTCACCCATGACCGCCCTTCTCATCTTCTCCCGAGCCAGGCGGAGCACCAGCCGGTGGATCGAACGGAGCGTTCGTGGCCGTCCGGGCCGGCGCGGGCGTCGTCCATGCCGGCGGGGTGACCAGATGGCGGTTCCAGCGCAGCACGGTCTCCGAACGTTGCGGGTGCCGAAACCTTGTCCGTGCTGTTCGGGCGGCCCTTCTGGTGTTCGTGGAGGAGTCTGCCGAGTCGGTCCAGAATCCGGTTCCGACACGAGTTCGGGTCTACGTTACGGGTGGTCGGCGAGGCCCTTCTCGTAGGCGTAGATTACGGCGTGCACGCGGTCGCGCAGGCCAAGCTTCATGAGAATCGCGCGGACGTGTGTCTTGACGGTGTTTTGGGTTAGGTAAAGAGTAGCGCCGATCTCTCGGTTGGACTGGCCTGCGGCCATCAGGCGGAATATCTCGGACTCGCGCGGCGTCAGTGCTGTTAGTACTGCAACGGCGGGTCGTGGCTTCGGGTGCTGATCATTCGTTGGTTGGTTGTGGTGGATGCGCGGGTGGTCGGGTCGTGGGATGCCGGGTTGGAGGAGTTGTTCTTCCGGTTCGCGCATCGGTTTGAGCGGGTGGAGCCGCGGCGGCGGGCATGGGCGTATGTGCGGGGGCTACTGGCACCGTTGGAGCGGCGTAACGGCTGGACCCTCGCGGAGCAGGCTGGGCATGTGTCGCCGGACGGGTTGCAGGGCATGTTGTGCAGCGCGGCGTGGGACCGGGACGCGGTCCGCGATGACGTGCGCGATTACGTGGTGGACCAGATCGGCGATGCGGCCGGGGTGCTCATCGCTGACGAGACGGGGTTCGTCAAGAAGGGCCGTGCGTCGGCGGGGGTCCAACGGCAGTATTCGGGTACGGCGGGCAAGACCGAGAACTGCCAGATCGGCACGTTCCTGTGCTACGCCACGCCGCGGGGTCGGGCGTTGATCGATCGGGAGTTGTACCTGCCCAAGTCGTGGACCGGTGATCGGGACCGGTGCCGGCGCTCGGCGATCCCGGACGCCGTCGGGTTCGCGACCAAGCCGCAGCAGGCGCAGGCCATGCTGGAGCGGGCGGTCACCGCGGGGGTGCCGTTTTCGTGGTTCACGGCCGATGAGGCCTACGGGCAGAACCCTGGCCTGCGGGGCTGGTTGGAGGATCGGGACATCGCGTACGTGATGGCCACCCGACGCGACGATCGGGTGCCCTCCGGGCTGCACACCACCACCGGTGTCGACGAGCTGATCGGCAGGGTGCGTGCGGGCGCGTGGCAACGACTGTCGTGTGGTGACGGCGCGCACGGGCCGCGCCGCTACGACTGGGCTCGGCTGCCGATCCGCCGCACCTTTGCCCACGGCCGCCGCGGCTGGGTCCTGGCCCGACGCTCGATCACGGATCCCGGCGACATCGCCTACTACGTCTGCTTCGGCCCCCGCGGCACCCGACTACGCGACCTGGTGCGGGTCGCCGGTAGCCGTTGGTCGGTGGAGGAATCGTTCCAGACCGCGAAGAACGAGGTCGGCCTGGACCAGTACCAGGTCCGCCGCTACGACGCCTGGTACGCCCACATCACCCTCGCGATGGCCGCCGCCGCGTTCCTCGTCGTCACCCGCGCCCTCGAAGCCGCAAAGGGGGCACCACCGCAAACGAGCGCAGCCAGATCCCGCTGAGCAGCAACGAAATCCGCCGCCTGTTCGCCCACCTCGTCCTGACCACCCGCCGTCGAGCCGACCACATCCTGCGCTGGTCCGACTTCCGCCGTCGCCGCCAGGAACAAGCCCGAGCCGCCCACTACCGCAAACGACTCAAACCGCCATAAGTCACGACCCGCCGTTGCAGTATTAGTGCATTCGGTTCAGGCGTGGGTGCTCGCCTGAGAAGCCCGATGATCTTCGCGGCTACGCCGGCGGCTAGTGCGGAGGTCCCAGCCGCGACGTCGAGCACGGCCTGCCGGAGGGCGTCGGGCCGGGTGTCCTTCGTCAGGTATCCGCTCGCGCCTGCCTGAATCGCGGCGATGACGAGATCATCGGCGTCGAAGGTGGTGAGGATCAGCACTCGCGTCGTGGGTGAGATTCGGGTGATCTCTTTGGTTGCGCGGACGCCGTCCAGCCCGGGCATCCGGATGTCCATCAGGACCACGTCGATGCGGTGTGCCCGGACCACGTTGACGGCGGCCCATCCGTCGCCGACGTCGTGGGTCACCTCGATCTGCGGGCTGACTGCCAGCAGCGTCGCGAGTGAGGCCCGCAGCACGTCCTGGTCGTCGACGATGAGGACTTTGACCGCAGTCATCGGCCAACCTTCGCAGGCAGGCGTGCCTCGACGCTCCAGCCCTTGCCCGGCTGCACTCTGAATGTGCCGCCGGCGGCGTGGACGCGCTCTTGAGCCCCTATGAGCCCGGACCCGGGAGCGTTGGCGTGACGCGTCCCGCTGCCGCCGTCGTCGTGTACCGTGACGACGACGTGCGTGGATTCCCACCTCAGGCGGACCTGTACGTCGACCGGTGGATGCAGGTGGCGGAGTGCGTTGGTGATGCTTTCCTGCACGACGCGTACCAGGGCCGCCTCGGCATTGATCGACAGGGCCCGCCGGGCGCCCGTCTCCGTCAGGCTGACGGAGTGCAGTGGGGTCGCCGCCGCCTCGACCAGGACTGGCAGGGCGTCCATGGAAAGCGGCAGATCTTGTGCGGTGAGTCCCTTCGCGCCCAGCACCGCCAGCATCGCGCGCAGACCGTCGAGGGCGTCCCGCCCGGTCTCGGCGATGTCGGCGAGCTCATGACGCGCGCGTGTGTCGCCGGTCGTCGCTGCTGCTGCCTCAACTCGCGCGACCATGACCGTGATCGAGTGTGCGATAACGTCGTGTAGGTCGCGCCGGATGGTGGCGCGCTCAGCGTCGCGCACCGCCTCGGTGTGTGCTCGCTCCACGGCTGCGGCCAGCTCCCGCCGCCGGGTCACCGCCACGGCCACACCCCACACCGTCAGGACGATGCCGGCCAGGACCGCCGCCTCAAGCACTCGGGCCCAGACCGGCACCCATAGCGGCATCCGGTGCCATTCGAGGAGTTCGGCGAGACCAACTCCGACCAGGCTCGTGACGAGTACGCAGACACGCGCACGGCGGTCCCCGGTCCTGGTCAGGTGCCACCCCGTCAGCAGGAAACACGCCGCCGACGGGAACGCCGTCGGCGGCCACCCGGGCATCGGTGTCAGCACGAGGCCCAGCATCGCCAGCGATGTCGTGACGAACCCAGTCCAGGGTCGGTGCCTCGCCAGCACAACGCCGGTGTGTAGGCCCACCGCCGCAAGCGCCACCGTCGTGACCTGCCAGGGTCGGCCGCCGCTGTGATGGATGACGAACAGGCTGGCCAGTGATGCCGGCGCGAGAATGAGGTGGGCGCCCAAGGAGACACGGCCCCAGCTGTCGCGGTCGCCGAGAGCAGGATCGTGTTGGGTGTCCATTTGATGCCTCATCGATTTGCGTTCATGCCCAGGCGGCGCGAGGACAACTGCGGACTTCAACCAGATTGCAGCGACAGCCTGCGGGAGGGCGTGGTCCGCCAATGGTAGCAATCGGCGCGCTACCCGGTCTCACCCCGAAGAGTGAGGCGGCCGCCGAGCCAGGACGTCTAGCGTCCCGAGCATGAAAGCCAGGTGGTCAACTGTCGTTCGTGCGTCCGTCAGCGTCGCCGTGATGGCGATGTCGGTCATGTTTTTCGGGCCGGCGGGCGCCGTGTACGCGGACACCGAAAGGTTCCCCGAACAGCACGTAGAGGAGTATCGCGCAGTCTACGGGGCGCCCGGTGTCGCCGCCGCGGTCATTGACAACGGTGTCCTCCAGAAGGTCGTCAGTGGCCGCGATGGAGACGGGCAGGCCGTGACGTCGCGGACGCGGTTCCGGGTTGCCTCGATGAGTAAGTCGATGACAGCGGCCGCGATCATGCTCATGGTCAAGCGGGGGGCGTTCTCGCTGGACGAGCCGGTTGCGCGGGTGCTGCCGGAGTTTTCAATGGATGATTCCCGGTACTCCACGATCACGGTGCGACATTTGCTGAACCACAGCTCTGGGCTGTCACTGCGCACCAACGACGAGTACGCCTTTCCGCCACCACACAGCGCAGCCGACGTCGTCGCGGGCCTGACCGTCAAGAAACTCGCCGCCGACCCGGGAACCCGATGGGAGTACCACAACACCAACTACGCGATTGCGGCGCGCATTGTCGAAGTGCACTCCGGGGTCGGGTTTGACGAGTTCCTCCAGACCGAGCTGTTCACCCCACTGGGGATGCGCGATACGACGGCGACCGAAGGATGCTCGGACCCGGTCGACGGGCTGGCCTCGGGGCACGCGGTGGTGCTGGGCATCGCCGTGACGGTTCCTGAGATGCCTGGCATGTGCGTCGGTAACGGTGGCGTCGTCTCGACGCTGGACGACATGATCCGGTGGGTACAGTTCAATCAAGGCGCACTCGACAGTGACCTGCTCAACGAAGGTCTGCTGGCACAGATGCACACCCCTCAGTCCGGCGATTTCGGATTGGGGTGGCAGGCACGAGCGGTCGGTGACGAGGCGTCGCCGTCTCTCGTGGCGCATGGTGGCACCCTTGCGACTTGGACAGGGGACATGGCTTTCTCGCCCGGTACCGGCGTCGCCGCGATCGCCCTCACCAACAGCGGCGGGGCGCCGAGCACACTGACGACGAACTTGGTGGCCGAGCGGTTGGGGCTTGCACAGACACCCCTGAACAACCCACTGGCGGTCGTCAATGCCGTACTGCTTGCGCTGACGGTGATCGTCGCCCTGCTCCTGGTGATTGCCGTGGTGCGCGCGCCACGGTGGGCGACTGGCCGTCATGCGGCGTCGCGGCCCTTCGTCGTGGCGCGGCTGACGCCGATCGCCCTACTGACGACCCTCGGCCTTTTCCTCCCGACGTTGGTCGGGGCGCAGGCGGGTGTCTTCAACTTCCAGTACTGGATCGTCGTTGCCTGGCTGATGCCGTTGCTGGCTCTCTTCTCACTCGTGTGCCTTGTGCTCGGCGCCACCGCGCTCGCTCGCCGGATCTGGTACTACCGGCGCGGACGGCGAGCAGACACTGTGCCTTCCGCAAGTACGTCCACGCCGCTTGGAGCTCCTAACGAAATGATGTTGGATGCGTCTTCGGGACGTGAGGGTCGTTCTGTCTGAACGTGAGGAGGGGTGAGCAGCCGGCGTGGGTCGTCTCGGCCCGCCGTTACGTCACGGCGACCTGCGCTGTTGCGGCGGGGGGTCACACGGCGGGCCGGGGGCAGAGCATCGGGTGCAGTAGCCGGGACAGCTCGGCGACATCGGCGACGGGCCGCTCGAAGCTGAGCCGGGTCCGCCGGCCGGCGCCGGGTCGGCCGTGCGCGACCAACAGCCCGTATCGGTCGATCCGGACCACCCGGGGGGACTCGCCACCAGGGAGCTTCAGCTGCCGGCGCAGGTAGCCGCTGACCTGCTCGGCGTGGTGGTCGGCGAGGTCGGCCAGCAACTCCGCCTCGACCGCGTGCAGTGGGTCGGGCTCGGCCTCCGCGTACGCCTCCGGGGCGATCCGGCGCACCCCGCCGGCGCGTTCCCAGCGGGCCTCGGCCACCTCGAACCGGTGCAGGTGGAACCGACTGCCCACGTCCAGCAGGTCGCCGGTCGGCTGGGTGGCGGCGAAGTCCACCGCAGCTCGGCGCGCCTCGTCCCCGTCGAGGCGTTCGGCCCAGCCGGAGATCCAGGCCCGGCCGAGCGAGGGGGCGCCAGCGGCCGGCGGCAGGTCGAGCACGTCGAGCACGGTGGCGACGTCGCTGTCCCCGGTCGGCGGCGCGAGCGCCGCGCCGAGGTCGCTGAAGACCGGCACCAGTAGCAGCACTCGCCCATCCGGGTCGGTGGCATGCCGGACCTGGTGCGGGCCGGCGTTCCGGGCCAGGTGGACGAGGGCGGGCAGCCGGCCCGCGACGAGGGTGCGCATGATCTCCGCCGGGCTGGGCCGCATGACCCCGACCTCCTCAATGCAGGTTAGGCTTACCTAATAAGTAGGTTAGACCATCCGATCGGCGACGTCGACGTGAACCACCCCCGGCCCAAGGCCCGGCTCTCCCGCTCCCTCGGCATCCCGCTGACCCGCAAGTGCGTGCGGTACTTCGAGCGCGCCAGCTCGTCGGGCACGGCCACTTCACCGTCGACGGACGGAAGGTCGACCGGCCGTCATACCGGTCGTCGAGGTCCGCGCGGTGCCGGTTCCCGAGGCCGCCTAGTACTGCAACGGCGGGTCGTGACTTATGGCGGTTTGAGTCGTTTGCGGTAGTGGGCGGCTCGGGCTTGTTCCTGGCGGCGACGGCGGAAGTCGGACCAGCGCAGGATGTGGTCGGCTCGACGGCGGGTGGTCAGGACGAGGTGGGCGAACAGGCGGCGGATTTCGTTGCTGCTCAGCGGGATCTGGCTGCGCTCGTTTGCGGTGGTGCCCCCTTTGCGGCTTCGAGGGCGCGGGTGACGACGAGGAACGCGGCGGCGGCCATCGCGAGGGTGATGTGGGCGTACCAGGCGTCGTAGCGGCGGACCTGGTACTGGTCCAGGCCGACCTCGTTCTTCGCGGTCTGGAACGATTCCTCCACCGACCAACGGCTACCGGCGACCCGCACCAGGTCGCGTAGTCGGGTGCCGCGGGGGCCGAAGCAGACGTAGTAGGCGATGTCGCCGGGATCCGTGATCGAGCGTCGGGCCAGGACCCAGCCGCGGCGGCCGTGGGCAAAGGTGCGGCGGATCGGCAGCCGAGCCCAGTCGTAGCGGCGCGGCCCGTGCGCGCCGTCACCACACGACAGTCGTTGCCACGCGCCCGCACGCACCCTGCCGATCAGCTCGTCGACACCGGTGGTGGTGTGCAGCCCGGAGGGCACCCGATCGTCGCGTCGGGTGGCCATCACGTACGCGATGTCCCGATCCTCCAACCAGCCCCGCAGGCCAGGGTTCTGCCCGTAGGCCTCATCGGCCGTGAACCACGAAAACGGCACCCCCGCGGTGACCGCCCGCTCCAGCATGGCCTGCGCCTGCTGCGGCTTGGTCGCGAACCCGACGGCGTCCGGGATCGCCGAGCGCCGGCACCGGTCCCGATCACCGGTCCACGACTTCGGCAGGTACAACTCCCGATCGATCAACGCCCGACCCCGCGGCGTGGCGTAGCACAGGAACGTGCCGATCTGGCAGTTCTCGGTCTTGCCCGCCGTACCCGAATACTGCCGTTGGACCCCCGCCGACGCACGGCCCTTCTTGACGAACCCCGTCTCGTCAGCGATGAGCACCCCGGCCGCATCGCCGATCTGGTCCACCACGTAATCGCGCACGTCATCGCGGACCGCGTCCCGGTCCCACGCCGCGCTGCACAGCATGCCCTGCAACCCGTCCGGCGACACATGCCCAGCCTGCTCCGCGAGGGTCCAGCCGTTACGCCGCTCCAACGGTGCCAGTAGCCCCCGCACATACGCCCATGCCCGCCGCCGCGGCTCCACCCGCTCAAACCGATGCGCGAACCGGAAGAACAACTCCTCCAACCCGGCATCCCACGACCCGACCACCCGCGCATCCACCACAACCAACCAACGAATGATCAGCACCCGAAGCTACGACCCGCCGTTGCAGTACTAGCCGGGCGCGGGCAGCCCGCCGGTGGTTGTCGGCGCCGGGACGCACGATCGTGCGGCTGCCCGGGGTGCCGGCGGCCCCTCAACGCACCTCGAGTTCCCACAACGAGTATCCCCACATCGTGGCACGCTGGGTGCCGACCACCCGGACGTAACGAGCCGCCGCCGACTTCACGCTGATCCTGACAGTCCCGCCGTTTCCGCGGTTGGTGGAGTGGACAGTCGACCATGTTGTCCCGTCACGTGAGAACTCGACCCGGTATCTGGTCGCGTAGGCCGCCTCCCAGATCAGCCGGACCTCGGTAACGGCCCACACCGATCCGAGATCGACTGCTATCCATTGTGAGTTACTGTCCCACTCACTGGACCACCGAGTCGTCCGGTCGCCGTCGACCACGTTCCCGGCCGCAAACGAGGATGTCTCCGTGCTGGAGGCGCCAGCCGCGCGACCGAGGGCCAGGTTGCGTTTCGTGGGTCCGGTCGACCGGTGGCGGCGGTCGGCACCTGAGCCGACACCGAGGGAGCCGGCCTTGTCGCCGGGGGTGTCGACACAGCAGGAGTTGGTGTCCGGCTGGGAGACTTCGACGCGGTCGGGGTCACGCTCGGGCTCAGGGTCGGCGTCGGCGTCGGGCTTTCGAGGGTGGGCGTCGGCGCCGGTGACGTCGCTGCCTCGAGAGCCCGCTGCACGTCGCCGGCACCCGCATCCACGTCGTCGCGCAGTGCGAAGACGGCGCCGCTGACGGCCGCGACGATGGCTGCGACCAGGGCTGCTCCCAGCAGCCCGCGACCACCGAGGCGGGGCCCCGCACCGGGACGCGTGGGTGACGGTGGGGTCGACGCGAGCACCGGCAGCTGTGCTGTTGGCTCGGCCGACGCCGTCGGAGCCGACGACGCACCAGGCGGCTGTCCGCCCGGTGGCGCGCCGCCGCCACCCGGCGAGGCTACGGGAGCCTCGGTGCGCGGCTCTGGATCCGGGTCCGGGCGGGTAGTGGGAACCGCCACCGACGTCGACAGAGGCACAGGCGATTCTGCCGTGCTATCGGGCACCGAATCCGGCCGTGAGCGGGTCGGAGCGGGTCCGGCGGGGGCGGACCTGTCGGAGGCGACAGAGGAGCCGGACAGGTGAGCCGCATCGTCTGCCGCGGTCGCCCGTCGAGGCTGCGGCATTCTGTCTGCGGTGTCTCCCTTCTGGGAGCCGCTTCTCGTGCTTGTGGTCGGCATCAGGGTG
The sequence above is a segment of the Micromonospora sp. WMMA1363 genome. Coding sequences within it:
- a CDS encoding N,N-dimethylformamidase beta subunit family domain-containing protein, whose product is MVVRENSQPGTPGFSLSGKRFGDDKKAQIAGYASSTSVAPGEDLDFHVSVATAQEYRIHVYRVGQYGGSGGRLIAVSPWLPGHTQQAPIVDPETRMVRCGWTAGWRLRVGRDWVSGYYLALLTNAAGWCRWVPFLVRDPGRPAAGLVIVPTSTYQAYNMWPYDQRTGASLYYGFDSSGRKVSSRRAAAVSHDRPHTGSGVPSQATQDIGFTQWIERYGADVTYASSEDLDGGRVDLTRYRAVIFCGHDEYWTVAMRQRAVAARDSGTSLVFLSANNCYWRIRYGLSDRAPDGRIVACSKSMPRAGQDIPLMTQWRHAGSPEQTFIGAQYVSMVDGYADLVVQDSGHWFWAGTGVRDGDRIPRVIWGEADQVMPDVPVPSSRENGVLASSPYVRKGNQQHAHTTLYRAPSGSWVFAAGSMGWTAALQSGESADERIQQATRNLLDRLLSVSR
- a CDS encoding NADP-dependent oxidoreductase; protein product: MSVTNRQIRLAARPSGLIQPGDWEHRSVPVEEPGPGQFAGRTRVISLDPAMRPWLDDRPSYLPPVGIGEVMRAGSVIEVTASHHPDFQPGDHVVGRFGVQEYVVSDGKGAMKIDTTLASPSTYLGALGTPGMTAYFGLLDVGALKDGETVVVSGAAGAVGTMAGQIAKVRGCRVVGIAGGPEKCSLLTDELGYDAAIDYRAADVKQALRESAPNGIDVYFDNVGGSILDAALSNLAMHARVVICGAISQYNDTTSAQGPSNYTSLLIRRARMEGFVVFDYAERYPQAAQEIAGWIRAGHIKIKEHVVRGTVDDFPGALQMLFRGENVGKLVLELA
- a CDS encoding IS701 family transposase → MVGSWDAGLEELFFRFAHRFERVEPRRRAWAYVRGLLAPLERRNGWTLAEQAGHVSPDGLQGMLCSAAWDRDAVRDDVRDYVVDQIGDAAGVLIADETGFVKKGRASAGVQRQYSGTAGKTENCQIGTFLCYATPRGRALIDRELYLPKSWTGDRDRCRRSAIPDAVGFATKPQQAQAMLERAVTAGVPFSWFTADEAYGQNPGLRGWLEDRDIAYVMATRRDDRVPSGLHTTTGVDELIGRVRAGAWQRLSCGDGAHGPRRYDWARLPIRRTFAHGRRGWVLARRSITDPGDIAYYVCFGPRGTRLRDLVRVAGSRWSVEESFQTAKNEVGLDQYQVRRYDAWYAHITLAMAAAAFLVVTRALEAAKGAPPQTSAARSR
- a CDS encoding response regulator transcription factor — its product is MTAVKVLIVDDQDVLRASLATLLAVSPQIEVTHDVGDGWAAVNVVRAHRIDVVLMDIRMPGLDGVRATKEITRISPTTRVLILTTFDADDLVIAAIQAGASGYLTKDTRPDALRQAVLDVAAGTSALAAGVAAKIIGLLRRAPTPEPNALILQRRVVTYGGLSRLR
- a CDS encoding histidine kinase, with translation MADHALPQAVAAIWLKSAVVLAPPGHERKSMRHQMDTQHDPALGDRDSWGRVSLGAHLILAPASLASLFVIHHSGGRPWQVTTVALAAVGLHTGVVLARHRPWTGFVTTSLAMLGLVLTPMPGWPPTAFPSAACFLLTGWHLTRTGDRRARVCVLVTSLVGVGLAELLEWHRMPLWVPVWARVLEAAVLAGIVLTVWGVAVAVTRRRELAAAVERAHTEAVRDAERATIRRDLHDVIAHSITVMVARVEAAAATTGDTRARHELADIAETGRDALDGLRAMLAVLGAKGLTAQDLPLSMDALPVLVEAAATPLHSVSLTETGARRALSINAEAALVRVVQESITNALRHLHPPVDVQVRLRWESTHVVVTVHDDGGSGTRHANAPGSGLIGAQERVHAAGGTFRVQPGKGWSVEARLPAKVGR
- a CDS encoding serine hydrolase, which translates into the protein MAMSVMFFGPAGAVYADTERFPEQHVEEYRAVYGAPGVAAAVIDNGVLQKVVSGRDGDGQAVTSRTRFRVASMSKSMTAAAIMLMVKRGAFSLDEPVARVLPEFSMDDSRYSTITVRHLLNHSSGLSLRTNDEYAFPPPHSAADVVAGLTVKKLAADPGTRWEYHNTNYAIAARIVEVHSGVGFDEFLQTELFTPLGMRDTTATEGCSDPVDGLASGHAVVLGIAVTVPEMPGMCVGNGGVVSTLDDMIRWVQFNQGALDSDLLNEGLLAQMHTPQSGDFGLGWQARAVGDEASPSLVAHGGTLATWTGDMAFSPGTGVAAIALTNSGGAPSTLTTNLVAERLGLAQTPLNNPLAVVNAVLLALTVIVALLLVIAVVRAPRWATGRHAASRPFVVARLTPIALLTTLGLFLPTLVGAQAGVFNFQYWIVVAWLMPLLALFSLVCLVLGATALARRIWYYRRGRRADTVPSASTSTPLGAPNEMMLDASSGREGRSV